One genomic segment of Chitinophaga parva includes these proteins:
- a CDS encoding TrmH family RNA methyltransferase — translation MLSKAQIKYIQSLQQKKYRQKSGHFIAEGDKIVQEMLQAGQAMESLYALEPWLLKHRDLLERARGVDVQQVSEEELSRISTLTTPNQALAVLPIPGHAQPAAFKGHVALALEDIQDPGNMGTIIRIADWFGIAQIICSPGCVDAYNPKTVQATMGSIARVKIVEAALAEVLETAGVASYAATLHGRNIGDFAPITEGIIVIGNESKGLQPATMERCTEKVTIPRLGFAESLNAAVATGIICGRLLIR, via the coding sequence ATGTTATCAAAAGCGCAAATTAAGTATATTCAATCATTACAGCAGAAAAAATACCGTCAAAAGTCGGGTCATTTCATTGCTGAGGGTGACAAGATCGTACAGGAAATGCTGCAGGCCGGTCAGGCCATGGAGTCCCTGTACGCACTGGAACCCTGGTTGCTGAAGCACCGCGACCTGCTGGAACGGGCCAGGGGCGTGGATGTGCAGCAGGTATCGGAAGAAGAACTGTCGCGCATTTCCACCCTTACCACGCCTAACCAGGCATTGGCGGTGCTACCCATTCCCGGCCATGCGCAGCCGGCCGCCTTTAAAGGCCATGTGGCCCTGGCGCTGGAAGACATCCAGGACCCCGGCAACATGGGCACCATCATCCGCATAGCCGACTGGTTTGGCATTGCCCAGATCATTTGCTCTCCCGGTTGTGTGGACGCCTACAATCCAAAAACCGTGCAAGCTACCATGGGCAGCATAGCCCGGGTAAAAATTGTGGAAGCCGCGCTGGCGGAAGTGCTGGAAACCGCTGGTGTAGCCTCTTACGCAGCCACCCTGCACGGGCGCAACATCGGCGATTTTGCGCCCATTACGGAAGGCATCATCGTGATCGGGAATGAATCGAAAGGTCTGCAACCGGCCACCATGGAGCGCTGTACAGAGAAGGTGACCATCCCGCGCCTGGGGTTTGCAGAATCATTGAACGCGGCAGTGGCTACCGGCATTATTTGCGGAAGGCTGCTGATCCGGTAG
- a CDS encoding type IX secretion system plug protein: protein MRFHLLFLLGLLGAVATYAQAPSLDHVYMKNIRTVKFNQSGNYLSYPIITLNSGDRVDLQFDDLDADTKDYYYDLQLCNADWTPADINRFDYLRGFSESRITDYQFSSMALQKYTHYKLSLPNQDCNPLRSGNYLLKVFLNSDTSQLVLTRRLLIQEPLVSVEGNIRQPINPKLFYTSQKVNFSLNTKGLNINNPYDQLKVYVLQNFRWDNCISGLQPMFLKGDIIEYNTENDCIFPGGKEWRWQDLRNFHLRTAPGKNQPDTSSFTTGNNIRITPEYNRAGQQYEYYKDVNGMYLPAMLDNYDVSVEGDYARVTFTFPTQQPFAGYNLYLFGEMTGYELNNDNRLVYNGQKGAYECTLYLKQGVYSYLYGVVDMQDPQHKFNTELTEGNSWEAENDYTILVYYRALGARNDQLVNATTWNSLKNR, encoded by the coding sequence ATGCGCTTTCACCTGCTTTTCCTGCTTGGCCTCCTGGGTGCTGTTGCCACCTATGCACAGGCTCCCTCGCTGGACCACGTATACATGAAGAACATCCGCACTGTGAAGTTCAACCAGTCTGGCAACTACCTGTCTTATCCCATCATCACCCTTAATAGTGGTGACCGGGTAGACCTGCAGTTTGACGACCTGGATGCTGATACCAAAGATTATTATTACGACCTGCAGCTCTGCAATGCAGACTGGACGCCGGCAGACATTAACCGCTTTGATTACCTGCGCGGTTTTTCAGAATCCCGCATCACGGACTACCAGTTTTCCAGCATGGCGCTGCAGAAGTATACGCACTACAAGCTTTCCCTGCCCAACCAGGACTGCAACCCGCTGCGCTCCGGCAACTACCTGCTCAAAGTGTTTCTCAACAGCGATACTTCGCAGCTGGTGCTCACCCGCCGCCTCCTCATCCAGGAGCCGCTGGTGAGCGTGGAAGGCAATATCCGCCAGCCTATTAACCCCAAGCTTTTCTATACTTCCCAGAAAGTGAATTTTTCCCTGAACACAAAAGGGCTGAACATCAACAATCCTTACGACCAGCTGAAAGTGTATGTGTTGCAGAATTTCCGGTGGGATAACTGCATCAGCGGCCTGCAACCCATGTTCCTGAAGGGTGATATCATTGAATACAATACGGAGAATGACTGCATTTTTCCCGGTGGCAAGGAATGGCGCTGGCAGGACCTGCGCAACTTTCACCTGCGCACCGCCCCGGGTAAGAACCAGCCGGATACTTCCAGCTTCACCACTGGCAATAATATCCGCATTACGCCGGAGTACAACCGGGCCGGCCAGCAGTATGAATATTACAAAGATGTTAACGGCATGTACCTGCCGGCCATGCTGGATAATTACGACGTTTCGGTGGAAGGGGATTATGCCCGTGTAACCTTTACTTTCCCTACCCAGCAGCCTTTTGCGGGCTATAACCTGTACCTCTTTGGAGAGATGACCGGGTATGAACTGAATAACGACAACCGCCTTGTCTACAATGGCCAGAAAGGTGCTTATGAATGTACGCTCTACCTGAAACAAGGGGTGTACAGCTACCTGTATGGCGTAGTGGATATGCAGGACCCGCAGCACAAATTCAATACAGAACTGACAGAAGGGAATTCCTGGGAAGCAGAAAATGATTATACCATCCTCGTTTATTACCGCGCCCTGGGCGCCCGCAACGACCAGTTGGTAAATGCCACGACCTGGAATTCCCTGAAGAACAGGTAG
- the tamL gene encoding translocation and assembly module lipoprotein TamL — MKQPIIRFSNTFFRASVLVLALWLVAACSNTRYLKDDQQLYVHSGVDVRGDITVSDKQDLRNSLQSKQLMLQQANKKFLGTRIKVWLYHQKNQEKKKNLFWNLVLSPKNMEEPSIFDSTKVAESIKRMSAYLYNQGYFYDTVTYVKTVKGRKVSVDYKVNTGQNFVIDSLIYDVPDTALLAIVKRSQPLSLIAKGKPYKQETLNSERERLYRLIKDAGYFKFDRNYIRFELDTLNKSFLRNSLNPFEGMLNVFNENKGREKPTLNIYTIISNPADSLGGHHKKYTINRTIIYPDYPVSGDTSRSTFHDSISAYTIYRYRQDILRHDVLNRSVLLRHGETFSNQKYDATFNKLYDLGVWQFITINYRENHDTTLDALLYLTPRRRQNIGASFEVSTSSDYLLGSGVTLTWRHLNLHRSATSVDVNLSTGIELIRQERQWVLQSKEFGGNVNFTFPKFITPFRISQERLTTVKTRLSLGGNYLSRVAKFDITNINASFGYDWTPSRYQRWIVNPISLNYVGTKLDPYFRDTIVNKNPYLKRSFEPAFIGGEVASYIYTNNDALHRKHYSFFRINLEESGLWLNGVNSLVGSINHKGNDLEDYTGLTISNFVKVDADYRHYWKRPRSMFATRVYTGVGVAYGHSTVLPYIRQFTAGGPNSLRAWRLRTLGPGSYHDTSATAQIFPDQTGDMKLEANAEFRFDLIRMFNGTINLKGATFLDAGNIWMLRKDPDRPGSEFEFSQLYHDLALGTGVGLRLDFSFFLIRLDWGIPLKVPYYTGNPNGWYTTEWRHFSDPSWRRDNVIWNVAIGYPF; from the coding sequence GTGAAGCAGCCGATCATTCGTTTCTCCAACACCTTTTTCAGAGCGTCCGTGCTGGTGTTGGCGTTATGGCTCGTGGCGGCATGCTCCAATACCCGCTACCTGAAAGACGACCAGCAACTCTACGTGCACAGCGGCGTGGATGTGCGGGGCGATATCACGGTGAGCGACAAGCAGGACCTGCGCAATTCCCTCCAGAGCAAGCAACTGATGCTGCAGCAGGCCAATAAAAAATTCCTGGGAACCCGCATCAAAGTGTGGCTGTATCACCAGAAGAACCAGGAAAAAAAGAAGAACCTGTTCTGGAACCTGGTGCTCTCTCCCAAGAACATGGAAGAGCCATCCATTTTCGACTCTACCAAAGTAGCGGAATCCATCAAGCGCATGAGCGCCTACCTGTATAACCAGGGTTATTTCTACGACACGGTGACCTACGTGAAAACCGTGAAAGGCCGCAAGGTAAGCGTGGATTACAAGGTGAACACCGGTCAGAATTTTGTGATAGACAGCCTGATCTACGATGTGCCGGATACCGCACTGCTGGCCATTGTAAAGCGCTCCCAGCCCCTCAGCCTTATTGCCAAGGGCAAGCCCTACAAACAGGAAACCCTGAACAGTGAGCGGGAACGCCTCTACCGCCTGATCAAAGACGCAGGCTATTTTAAATTTGACCGCAACTATATCCGCTTTGAACTGGATACGCTCAATAAAAGCTTCCTGCGCAATTCCCTCAACCCGTTTGAAGGCATGCTCAATGTGTTCAACGAGAACAAGGGCCGCGAAAAACCCACGCTCAACATTTACACCATCATCAGCAACCCGGCAGACAGCCTGGGCGGGCATCACAAAAAATACACGATCAACCGCACCATCATTTACCCGGACTACCCGGTGAGCGGGGATACCAGCCGCTCCACCTTCCATGATTCCATTTCTGCCTACACCATCTACCGTTACCGCCAGGATATTCTCCGCCATGATGTACTGAACCGCTCCGTACTGCTGCGTCACGGGGAAACCTTTTCTAACCAGAAATACGACGCTACGTTCAATAAACTTTACGACCTGGGCGTGTGGCAGTTCATCACCATCAACTACCGGGAAAACCACGATACCACGCTGGATGCCTTGCTCTACCTCACGCCCCGCCGCCGCCAGAACATAGGCGCCAGCTTTGAAGTGAGCACCAGCTCCGATTACCTGCTGGGCAGCGGCGTAACGCTTACCTGGCGCCACCTGAACCTGCACCGCAGTGCCACCTCCGTGGATGTGAACCTGAGCACCGGCATAGAACTGATACGCCAGGAGCGCCAGTGGGTGCTGCAATCCAAGGAATTTGGCGGTAATGTGAACTTCACCTTCCCTAAGTTTATTACGCCTTTCCGCATCTCACAGGAAAGGCTTACCACCGTGAAAACCCGCCTGAGCCTGGGCGGCAACTACCTCTCGCGCGTGGCCAAGTTTGATATCACCAATATCAACGCCTCTTTCGGGTACGATTGGACGCCCTCCCGCTACCAGCGCTGGATCGTCAATCCCATCTCCCTGAACTACGTAGGCACCAAGCTGGATCCTTATTTCCGCGATACCATCGTGAACAAGAACCCCTACCTGAAGCGCAGCTTTGAGCCGGCCTTCATTGGCGGGGAAGTGGCTTCCTACATTTATACCAACAATGATGCGCTGCACCGCAAGCATTACTCATTCTTCCGCATTAACCTGGAAGAATCAGGCCTGTGGCTCAATGGCGTCAACAGCCTGGTAGGTTCCATCAATCACAAGGGCAATGACCTGGAAGACTATACCGGCCTTACCATCTCTAACTTTGTGAAGGTGGATGCTGATTACCGCCATTATTGGAAGCGCCCCCGCTCCATGTTTGCCACCCGCGTGTACACCGGCGTGGGTGTGGCTTACGGCCATTCCACGGTGCTGCCTTACATCCGCCAGTTCACCGCCGGCGGGCCAAACAGCCTGCGCGCATGGCGGCTGCGCACCCTGGGCCCCGGCTCTTACCACGATACTTCCGCTACCGCACAGATATTCCCCGACCAGACCGGCGATATGAAGCTGGAGGCCAATGCAGAATTCCGCTTTGACCTTATCCGCATGTTCAACGGTACAATAAACCTGAAAGGCGCCACCTTCCTGGATGCCGGCAATATCTGGATGCTGCGCAAAGACCCCGACCGTCCGGGCTCCGAGTTTGAGTTCTCCCAGCTGTACCACGACCTGGCCCTGGGCACCGGTGTGGGCCTGCGCCTGGATTTCTCCTTCTTCCTCATCCGCCTGGACTGGGGCATCCCACTGAAAGTACCTTACTACACCGGCAATCCCAATGGCTGGTACACCACCGAGTGGCGACACTTCAGTGATCCCAGCTGGCGAAGGGACAACGTGATCTGGAACGTGGCCATCGGGTACCCCTTCTAA
- a CDS encoding ABC transporter permease, translated as MGVSSFIAGRIAFNRTSSFSRSIIRIAIAATAVSVAIMILATALVAGFQKTVQGKIFSFWGHIHITQFQPNAGPLTDELPFPDRPGLADSVRHLPGISYLQPYATKSAMIKANNGIEGVIFKGVDRHYNWNQLRRFLRQGGPLHFNDSTYSLDIIISEHTAKALQVKLGDPLIVYFIQGQGQPPRARKLKITGIYKTSIEDYDKTFIIGDIGLIRRLNDWGPADIGGYEVFVKDVKKLDTLYKQVYQMVPQELDARSIKEIYPNIFDWLALQDKTEWLVLVIMTIVALINMITTILILILERTNMVGILKALGMPNKSLRAIFVYQCAYILLVGIFLGNVLGLGLAFIQQQTGFFKLPEDAYYMPAAAIYIEWWKIIGINVGTFAVYTLTLVLPSVIVSRITPLKAIRFK; from the coding sequence ATGGGAGTCTCAAGTTTCATCGCGGGGCGCATTGCCTTTAACCGTACGTCCTCCTTTTCGCGGTCCATTATTCGTATAGCCATTGCCGCTACCGCGGTGAGCGTGGCCATCATGATACTGGCCACGGCGCTGGTAGCAGGTTTCCAGAAAACGGTGCAGGGCAAGATCTTCAGCTTCTGGGGGCATATCCACATCACCCAGTTCCAGCCCAACGCCGGCCCCCTCACTGATGAACTGCCCTTCCCCGACAGGCCCGGCCTGGCAGATTCCGTGCGCCACCTCCCCGGCATTTCCTACCTGCAGCCCTATGCCACCAAATCGGCCATGATCAAGGCTAACAATGGCATTGAAGGCGTGATCTTCAAAGGTGTGGACCGGCATTACAACTGGAACCAGCTCCGGCGTTTCCTGCGCCAGGGCGGCCCCCTGCATTTCAACGACAGCACCTACTCCCTCGATATCATCATTTCCGAGCACACCGCCAAAGCCCTCCAGGTAAAGCTGGGCGACCCACTGATCGTGTACTTCATCCAGGGACAAGGCCAGCCCCCCCGCGCCCGCAAACTGAAGATCACCGGCATTTACAAAACCAGCATCGAGGATTACGATAAGACCTTCATCATTGGCGATATTGGGCTGATACGCCGCCTCAATGACTGGGGGCCTGCAGATATTGGCGGGTACGAAGTGTTTGTGAAGGATGTAAAAAAACTGGATACCCTTTACAAACAGGTGTACCAGATGGTGCCACAGGAGCTGGACGCCCGCTCCATCAAAGAGATCTACCCGAACATCTTTGACTGGCTGGCCCTGCAGGATAAAACAGAATGGCTGGTGCTGGTGATCATGACCATCGTGGCCCTCATCAACATGATCACCACCATCCTTATTCTCATCCTGGAAAGAACCAACATGGTAGGCATCCTCAAGGCACTGGGCATGCCCAATAAAAGCCTGCGCGCCATTTTCGTGTACCAATGCGCGTACATTCTGCTGGTGGGTATTTTCCTAGGAAACGTGTTGGGGCTGGGCCTGGCTTTCATCCAGCAACAAACGGGGTTCTTCAAACTGCCGGAAGACGCTTACTACATGCCGGCTGCAGCTATTTATATTGAGTGGTGGAAGATAATCGGGATCAATGTGGGCACTTTTGCCGTGTACACCCTCACGCTGGTGCTACCTTCCGTGATCGTAAGCCGCATTACACCGCTGAAGGCCATCCGCTTTAAATAA
- a CDS encoding NAD(P)/FAD-dependent oxidoreductase, producing MIQPNIPDTGQARIVIVGGGFGGISLAKQLKNSPFQVVLLDRNNYHLFQPLLYQVATAGLEPESIAFPLRGIFNKQKNLHFRMAEVKLVRPEDNVLETSIGEVRYDYLVLATGSNTNFFGNKNIEAHAVGMKSLIEAVQIRNYVVKQFEEALLMPTEEAIKPKLNFVMVGGGPTGVELAGAFAELKQHILPKDYPELPLHLMNIYLIEAGPRLLPAMSEASSRKTEEGLGKIGVHVRCNVAVKEYDGEVLQLSDGNTIHSQSLLWSAGVKGVPIAGLPADALIPNGRIVVDEYNLVKGSKNIYTIGDAAQMTNDPAFSKGYPMVAQVAIQQGKNLAINLEAASKHPGHAWKPFKYKDLGSMATIGRNRAVAEVGGMKLSGFFAWMTWMVVHLMTLMGFRNKLVVFTNWFYRYFTFDRGTRIIIKRGAANITKLRQIVQDTRLDD from the coding sequence ATGATACAACCCAATATTCCGGACACCGGACAAGCGCGGATCGTGATTGTGGGCGGCGGCTTTGGCGGCATCAGCCTGGCCAAACAATTAAAAAATTCACCCTTCCAGGTAGTACTGCTGGATCGTAATAATTACCATCTTTTCCAACCCCTCCTGTACCAGGTGGCCACCGCAGGGCTGGAGCCGGAGAGCATTGCCTTTCCGCTGCGCGGTATTTTCAACAAGCAGAAAAACCTTCATTTCCGTATGGCGGAAGTAAAGCTGGTAAGGCCGGAGGACAATGTGCTGGAAACCAGCATTGGCGAGGTGCGGTACGATTACCTGGTGCTGGCCACCGGTAGCAATACCAACTTCTTTGGCAACAAGAACATTGAAGCCCACGCAGTGGGTATGAAGTCACTCATTGAAGCAGTGCAGATCCGCAACTACGTGGTAAAGCAGTTTGAAGAAGCCCTGCTCATGCCAACGGAAGAAGCCATTAAACCTAAGCTGAATTTTGTGATGGTGGGTGGGGGTCCCACCGGCGTGGAGCTGGCGGGCGCTTTCGCGGAACTGAAGCAGCATATCCTGCCCAAGGATTACCCGGAACTGCCCCTGCACCTCATGAACATTTATTTAATTGAGGCAGGCCCCCGCCTGCTGCCCGCCATGAGCGAGGCTTCTTCCCGCAAAACGGAAGAAGGCCTGGGCAAAATAGGCGTGCACGTACGGTGCAATGTGGCGGTAAAAGAATACGATGGCGAGGTGCTGCAACTCAGTGATGGCAATACCATCCATTCCCAGTCACTGCTCTGGAGCGCCGGCGTGAAAGGCGTGCCCATAGCCGGCCTGCCGGCAGATGCCCTCATTCCCAACGGCCGCATCGTGGTGGATGAATACAACCTCGTTAAAGGCAGTAAGAACATCTACACCATAGGCGATGCCGCGCAGATGACCAATGATCCGGCGTTTTCAAAGGGCTATCCCATGGTGGCACAGGTGGCTATTCAACAGGGTAAGAACCTCGCCATCAACCTCGAAGCCGCCAGCAAACATCCCGGCCATGCCTGGAAACCCTTTAAATACAAGGACCTCGGCAGTATGGCCACCATTGGCCGCAACCGTGCCGTGGCAGAGGTAGGCGGTATGAAGCTTTCCGGCTTCTTTGCCTGGATGACCTGGATGGTGGTGCACCTCATGACCCTCATGGGCTTCCGCAATAAACTCGTGGTATTCACGAACTGGTTCTACCGCTACTTCACCTTTGACCGCGGTACCCGCATCATCATCAAACGTGGCGCCGCCAATATTACGAAGCTGCGCCAGATCGTGCAGGATACCAGGCTGGATGATTAA